In a genomic window of Scyliorhinus torazame isolate Kashiwa2021f chromosome 5, sScyTor2.1, whole genome shotgun sequence:
- the LOC140419494 gene encoding uncharacterized protein, which translates to MEKPWKCGDCGKGFNYPSRLEVHRRSHTVAGTMEKPWKCEECGKGFNYPSLLELHRRSHTGEKPWKCEDCGKGFNYPSLLEIHQRSHTGEKPWKCEECGKGFNHASLLENHRRSLTGETIWKCEKCGKGFNYPSLLEYHHCSHTGGGTMEKLWKCEDCGKGFNFTCLLEIHRRSHTREKPFTCSECGKGFNKSTTLLRHQRNHTEEKSFSCTDCGKSFRQLTNLTAHQRVHTGERPFSCLVCGKRFTESSTLLIHQRTHTGEKPFSCTYCGKRFSQSSDLTRHQRIHTGETPFICSVCGKRFTHSSGLWSHRRVHTEEKPFSCTSCGKRFRQPSVLTAHQRIHTGERPFICSVCGKGFTHSSGLWSHRRVHTEEKPFSCTICGKSFRHSSVLTAHQRTHTGERPFTCSQCGKGFTQCSHLLTHQRVHTGDRPFTCSVSGKGFTQSQHLLSHQQVHK; encoded by the coding sequence atggagaaaccgtggaaatgtggggactgtgggaagggatttaattacCCATCCCGACTGGAAgtccatcgacgcagtcacactgtggCTGGCacgatggagaaaccatggaaatgtgaggaatgtgggaagggattcaattatccatccttgctggaacttcaccgacgcagtcacacgggagagaaaccctggaaatgtgaggactgtgggaaaggattcaattatccatccctgCTGGAAATTCACCAACGCAGTCACACGGGAGAGAAACCCTGGAAATGTgaggaatgtgggaaaggattcaatcatGCCTCCTTGTTGGAAAACCATCGACGCAGTCTTACTGGGGAGACAATATGGAAATGTGAGAAATGTGGGAAAGGTTTCAATTATCCATCCCTGCTGGAATACCATCACTGCAGCCACACTGGGGGAGGgaccatggagaaactgtggaaatgtgaggactgtggcaaAGGATTTAATTTCACATGTCtgctggaaatccatcgacgcagtcacactcgggagaagccattcacctgttctgaatgtgggaagggatttaataagtcaaccaccctgctgagacaccagcgaaatCACACTGAGGAGAAGTCCTTcagctgcactgactgtggaaagagtttcaggcaGTTAACCAACCTCACtgcacaccaacgggttcacaccggggagagaccattcagctgcctcgtgtgtgggaagagatttactgaGTCCTCCACCCTGCtgatacaccaacgcactcacactggggagaagccattcagctgcactTACTGTGGAAAGAGGTTTAGTCAGTCTTCCGACCTCactagacaccagcgaattcacactggagagacaccattcatctgctccgtgtgtgggaagagattcactcattcATCTGGCCTCTggtcacaccggcgagttcacaccgaggagaaaccattcagctgcacctcctgtggaaagagaTTCAGGCAGCCTTCTGTCCTCACTGCacatcaacgcattcacactggggagagaccgttcatctgctctgtctgtgggaaaggattcactcattcatccggCCTTTggtcacaccggcgagttcacactgaggagaagccattcagctgcactatctgtggaaagagcttcagacATTCTTCCGTCCTCActgcacaccaacgcactcacactggggagagaccattcacctgctcccagtgtgggaagggattcactcaatgctctcacctgctgacacaccagcgagttcacactggggatagaccgttcacctgctcggtgagtgggaagggattcactcagtcacaacacctactgtcacatcagcaagttcacaagtgA